The DNA region CCGGCCCGGTGGGCTGCGCGCTGGCGCTGATGCTGGCGCGCCATGCCGCCGATCCTTCCTCCATCCTGCTGGTGCGGGCCGCGGCGCCGTCATCCCAAGCGGCGTCGCCCGCCGCCCAAGGCGTGTCGCCTGTCCCACCCATTGCGTCGCCTTCCTCGTCGCCTTCCTCCCAGGCCACGCCGCCGGCCCCGGGCGCGACCACCGGCCCCACGCCGGGCTCGGTGGTCGCGCCCATCGCGGCGCCCGCCAGCGCGCCGCTCGCCGCGCCCGCGATTCCCGCCCTGCCGGCCAGCGCCGCGCCGGCGGCGCCGGAGGCCGACGCCCGCGTGCTCGCCCTGAACCACGGCAGCCACGTGCTGCTGGAATCGCTGGGCGCATGGCCGCGCGAAGCCGCCGACATCCGCACCATCCACGTGTCCCAACGCGGCCGGCTCGGCCGCACCGTGATCCGCGACAGCGACTTCGACGTGCCGCGGCTGGGCGCGGTCACGGCATACGCCACGCTGCACGCCGCGCTGATGCGCCAGGTCGAACGGGCCGGCATCGCCGTGCGCGCCCTGCCCGGCGCGCGCCTGTCCGCCCAGGACGCCGACGGCGCCACGCTGGCCGACGCCGGCGGCGCCACCCTGCGCTGCGGCGTGGCGGTGCAATCGGACGGCGCCGGCGCCAACGACATCCGCCGCGAATATGGCCAGCATGCGGTGCTGGCCACCGTGCGCGCCTCGCTGCCGCGCGACGGCTGGGCCTTCGAGCGCTTCACCCGCGAGGGCCCGCTGGCCCTGCTGCCCCATCCCGCCGCGCCCGGGACCTACGCCGTGGTCTGGTGCTGCGCGCCGGAACGCGCCCAGGCCCTGGCCGCGCTGGACCAGGCGGCGTTCTCCGCGGCGCTGACGGAAGCCTTCGGCGACCGCCTGGGCGCCCTCGCCTGCGTGGCGCCGCGCCACGTCTTCCCGCTGTTCCTCAGTGCCCGGCGCGCCCTGGTGAACGGCCGCGCCGTGGCCGTGGGCAACGCCGCGCAGACCCTGCATCCGGTGGCCGGCCAGGGGCTGAACCTGGGACTGCGCGACGCGGCCCGGCTGGCCCAGTCGCTGGCGCCCTGGCTGGAGCGGCCTGCCGCGCCGCCCACGGAGGCGCTGGCCGGCTTCGCCCGCGCCCGGCGCGACGATCGCTGGCTGACGGCCGGGCTGACCGACCTCATGCCGCGCGCCTTCGCCACCGGCCTGGCGCCGCTCGAACACGCCGGCGGCCTGGCGCTGCTGAGCCTGGACTTGTTACAACCGCTGCGGACGCCGCTGGCGCGGCACCTGCTCCAGGGCCTGCGCGCCTGAGGGCCCGATGAAGGAACAATGAAGGCCCGGTGAAGGGTCAACGAAGGGCCAATGAAGGGCCCGACGAGGCGCCGATGAGAGGCCCGCGCAGGGGCGGTTTTCCTGCCCCTGGATACCGTGCAATCCGGGGTCGGATCGGCGCGGTTAAAATCCCCGCCCATGCGTATCGGCTCCTGGACTCTCCCCAACAATGTGCTGGTCGCGCCCATGGCGGGCGTGACGGACCGGCCATTCCGCCAATTGTGCAAGCGGCTGGGGGCGGGCTATGCCGTCTCGGAAATGGCCGCCAGCAACCCGCGCCTGTGGGACAGTGTCAAGACCTCGCGCCGCCTGAACCACGAGGGCGAGATCGCTCCCGTGGCGGTGCAGATCGCCGGCGCGGATCCCGCCATGATGGCCGAGGCCGCCGTTTTCAACGCCGCCAAGGGCGCGCGCATCATCGATATCAACATGGGCTGTCCGGTCAAGAAGGTGTGCAACCTGGCGTCCGGCTCGGCCCTGCTGCGCCATGAAGACCTCATCGCCCGCATCCTCGACGCGGTGGTGCAGGCCTGCCGTCCGCTGGACGTGCCGGTGACGCTGAAGACCCGCACCGGCTGGGACCGCGAGCACCGCAATGCCCTGCGCATCGCCCGCCTGGCCCGGGACAGTGGCATCGCCGCCCTGACCCTGCACGGCCGCACCCGCGCCGACATGTACACCGGCCAGGCCGAATACGACACCATCCGGGAAGTCAAGGCTGCCATCGATATCCCGGTGGTCGCCAATGGCGACATCGACAGCCCGGAGAAGGCGCGGCACGTTCTCGACTACACTGGCGCCGATGCCGTCATGGTCGGCCGCGCGGCGCAGGGCAAGCCGTGGATTTTCCGTGAGATTGACTACTATCTGCGTACGGGCGATAAACTGCCGCCCCCGACCTACGGCGAAATGCGCGACCTGCTGCTGGAACACCTGGACGACCACTACCGGTTCTACGGGGAGCACACCGGCGTGCGCACGGCGCGCAAGCACATCGGATGGTACGTCGACGGCCTGCCTGGCGCCGACGCCTTCCGCGCTCACATGAACCAGATCGACGGCACCGGCGCGCAGGCAAGCGCCGTGGCCGACTGGTTCGATCGTTTCGCCTGCGATGCGCGGCCCGCCGAAACCCTCGGCGAGCAAACCTTGCTGGCGGCGTGATCGAACCTTATCCCGCCGTTTCACATAAACAAAAAAAGTTGTGCATGATGAGTAAAAAAGATGTCCTGGAAGAATGCGTACGCGCCAGCCTGGAGCGCTACTTCGAAGACCTCGGCGATTCCGAGCCCCACGACATGTGGGAAATGGTGATGCGCTGCGTTGAACGCCCGGTCCTCGAAGTCGCGCTGGAACGCGCGGGCGGCAACCAGTCGCGCGCATCGGAAATGCTGGGCATCACCCGCAATACGCTGCGCAAGAAGCTGCTTGCGCATAACATCCAGGTCTGAACCGCTTTCCACCCATCCCTGAAACGGATCCGCCGCGGCCCGCCGCGCGTCCCGCCCGCCCATGAAAATCGAAACCGCCCTGCTCTCGGTCTCCGACAAGACCGGTATTGTTGAATTCGCCCGCGCCCTCGCCACGCGCGGCGTGCGCCTGCTGTCCACGGGAGGCACGGCGAAGCTGCTGGCCGAAGCCGGCCTGGCCGTGACCGAAGTGGCAGCCCACACCGGCTCGCCGGAAATCCTCGACGGCCGCGTCAAGACGCTCCATCCGAAGATCCACGGCGGCCTGCTGGCGCGCCGCGACAGCGCGGAGCACCTGGACACCATCGCCGCGCACGGCATCGACCGCATCGACATGCTGGTGGTCAACCTCTACCCCTTCCGCGAAACGGTGGCCAAGCCCGACTGCACCTTCGCCGACGCGGTGGAGAACATCGACATCGGCGGCCCGGCGATGCTGCGCGCGGCCGCCAAGAACCACGGCACCGAGGCCGGCGGCGTGACGGTGGTGATCGACCCCGCCGATTACCCGCGCGTGCTGGCCGAACTGGACGCCACGGGCGCCACTTCCTACCCCCTGCGCCTGAACCTGGCGACCAAGGTCTACGCCCACACCGCCGCCTACGACGGCGCCATCGCCGCCTACCTGAGCAGCCTGGCCGACGCCGCGCCGGCCCAGGACGCCACGCCGGCGCGCAAGGAATGGCCCGACACCCTGACCATCCAGGTCAAGCAGGAACAGGCCCTGCGCTACGGCGAGAACCCGCACCAGTCGGCGGCCTTCTACGTCGACCCGCAGCGCCAGGCCGGCCTGCTGGGCAACTACCGCCAATTGCAGGGCAAGGAGCTGTCCTACAACAACATCGCCGACGCCGATGCCGCCTGGGAATGCGTGCGCAGCTTCGACAGCGCCGCCTGCGTCATCGTCAAGCATGCCAATCCCTGCGGCGTGGCCGTGGCGGGGCATGCGCTGGACGCCTACCGGCAAGCCTTCAAGACCGACCCCACGTCGGCCTTCGGCGGCATCATCGCCTTCAACCGTCCGGTCGATCTCGCCACGGCGGAAGCCGTCAGCGAGCAATTCCTGGAAGTGCTGCTGGCCCCCGCCTACGACGGCGCGGCCCTCGCGCTGCTGGCCAAGAAGAAGAACGTGCGCGTGCTGGAAGTGCCGACCGGCGTCGGCCAGAACGCCTTCGACGTCAAGCGCGTGGGCGGCGGCTGGCTGGTGCAGTCGCCCGACACGGGCAGCCTGACCGAGGCGGACCTGAAGGTCGTCACCAGGAAGCAGCCCACGGAACAGCAACTGAAGGATCTGCTGTTCGCCTGGAAGGTGGCCAAGTACGTCAAGTCCAACGCCATCGTGTTCTGCGCCGACGGCATGACGCTGGGCGTCGGCGCCGGCCAGATGAGCCGCATCGATTCCGCGCGCATCGCCTCGATCAAGGCCGAGAACGCCGGCCTGTCGCTGCGGGGTTCGGCCGTGGCGTCGGACGCCTTCTTCCCGTTCCGCGACGGCCTGGACGTGGTCGTGGCGGCGGGCGCCGGCTGCGTCATCCAGCCCGGCGGCAGCGTGCGCGACGACGAAGTGATCGCCGCCGCGGACGAGCATGGCATCGCCATGGTGCTGACCGGCATGCGTCACTTCCGCCACTGATGCGCATCCTCGGTGTCGATCCCGGCCTGCGCCGCACCGGCTTCGGCGTCATCGACACCGACGGCGCGCGCCTGCGCTATGTCGCCAGCGGCACCATCGTCGTGCCGCCGGCGGCCGCGCTGGCGCAGCGCCTGAAGGTCATCCTCGACAACCTGCGCGAGGTCGTGCGGGACACGCGGCCCGACGTGGCCGCGCTGGAAATCGTCTTTCTCAATACCAATCCCACCTCCACCCTGCTGCTGGGGCAGGCGCGCGGGGCGGCGCTGTGCGCGCTGGCGGACTGCGGCCTGGACGTGCACGAGTACACCGCCTTGCAGATCAAGAAATCGGTGGTGGGCACCGGCCGCGCGGCCAAGGAACAGGTGCAGGCGATGGTGCGGCACCTGCTGTCGCTCGACGGCCTGCCCGCGCCCGACTCCGCCGACGCGCTGGCCTGCGCCATTTCGCACGCCCACGTCGGCCCGCTGGCCGACCGTCTCTTATTGATGAGCAAGAAAAGCAAAGGCAGCCGCGCGCGGTTGCGCGGCGGCCGGCTGACGATCTGAAGTGTCCCGCCGGCGCGCGCATACAACGAACAAGCCCCTCCCCCACGGCGTGGATAGAACTACAGGTTGCGGAATCGAACAGCAAGGGCCTGTTGACATCCTCCCACGTCTAAAGACGGAGGATTCCTACGGCGCTCATTGCAGGCATCGCGCCCGAACAAGCCGCTTCGGTGGGTTCCTGCTTTACCGAGGCTGCACGCATGGCCTTTGCAGGCTTTGCGTGGCTGACATCCTCTCCACAGGCTAGCCGGGCGTGTCCCGCCCTTAAAACATTGATGGCGCCGACCTCATCGGCATTGGCTTCGTGACCGCATTGCACGCACTTGAACTGCGATTGCGTCTTGCGGTTGTCCGCCGATACATGGCCGCAACATGGGCAGGTTCGGCTGGTGTTTTGCGGCGGCACGGCAATGAGTATCCCGCCATTCCAGGCCAGTTTGTATTCCAGTTGCCGCCTGAACTCGAACCAGCCCTGAGCCAGGATGGCTTTGTTCAGTCCCGATTTGGCCTTGACGTTCCTGCCCGGAGCCTCTGCCGTGCCGGCGGCCGATCTGGACATGTTCTTAACCTGCAAGTCCTCGATGCACACCATCGCGTGGTTTTGGCTGATCGTGGTCGTGGCCTTGTGCAGGTAATCTTTGCGGCAGTTGGCAATCCGCGTGTGTATAGATCGAACCTTCCTTTTGGCTTTGTGCCAGTTCTTGCTGAACTTCTGTTTTCGGCTCATGGCTCGCTGGTAGCGGCGCAGGCGGATTTCGTGCTGTTTGAAGCTCGCCAGCGGTTCCAGAAACGTACCGTCCGAGAACGTAGCTAAGTGAGTAACACCCATATCGATGCCGATGGCCGATGTGGCCCGCGGCACAGCTTGCACCATTTCGCGCTCTGTCTGAATGCTCACAAACCATTTGCCGCCCGATCGGCTCACCGTAGCATTGCAGGGCTTGCCCAGAACCGCCCGGGACAAACGCAAGCGCATCCAGCCCAGCTTGGGCAGGAAGATTCGGTGATTGGTCTCGTCGAGTTTGAATTGCTTGGCGTCGGGATAGCGAAAGCTCTCCCTGAGGCCTTTCTTCTTGAAGCATGGAAAGGCTGCCCGCCGGGCAAAGAAATTCTTGTACCCCCGCTCCAGGTCCTTGAGCGCATGTTGCAACGGATGCACAGGCGCATCCTTGAGCCACGGGGTTTCGGTTCCATTGCGCCAAGCCGTCAGGTGCCTTGCCATCGCCACATAGCCGATGAATTTGCCGCCCGCTTCGTAGTTGGCTTTTTGCAGCGCCAGCGCCCTGTTGAACACGAACCGGCACGCGCCAGCGAAGCGGCGCATCTGGCTCGCTTGCTGACCGTTGGGACGCAGTTCGTATTTGAAGGCTTGGAGGCGTTGCACAGGCACAGCATGGTTTGGTCCATGAGTAGCGACAACATTCGTCGCGGCAGACATTGCGTATTCCTTATGCAGGTTCATTTTGTCTGTGTAACCCGCGCCGCCTCAATGTATTCACCGCAGAGATATTGAACGACCTACGGCCTATCTTCGCAAGGTTCGCGCTGCCCATGCCGCACTGAAATCGACCCGCGGCGCGGTGATGGCGGTGGCGGTCATCCGGCCCGTCCTCGGCAGTTTCGAATTCGCCGGCATCGGTAATATTTCCACGGTGTTGATCACGCCGGACGAGCTGCGCCGCCTGCCCTCGACCGACGGCACGGTGGGCTACAGCGTCCGCACCATACGAGAACAATCCTATCCCTGGGTCCCGGGTTCGATCCTTGCTTTGAGCACGGACGGCCTGTCCACGCGCTGGAACCTGGCCGCGCACCCGGGCTTGCATCGGCGCCATCCGGCGCTGATCGCCGGCGTCATACACCGCGATTTTTCCCGCACCAACGACGATGCCACCATCGTGGTCGTGAAGGATGAACAAGCATGATCCATAGATTGCTGTCGGCGCGCATCGAGAACGATCAGGCCCTGGTCCGGGTGCGCGACCGCACGCGCCAGGTCGGCGACGTCTTCGGCCTGGACAATCTGCAGCGCACCCGCCTGGTCACGGCGGTGTCCGAAATCGCCCGCAACGTGGTGCAGCATGCCGGCGAAGGCCGCATCGAGTTCTTCTTCCGCGACGAGGACGAGCACGCGCCGCAAGCCCTCATCGTCCGCATCGTCGACGACGGCCCGGGCATGGACGTGGCGGCCCTGCCGGCCAACGGGCAGCGCGCCGACGGCAGGACCATGCTGGGCATCGCCGGCAGCCGGCGGCTGGTGGACCGTTTCGATATCGCGTCCGAGCCGGGCGGCGGCACCCGCGTCACCCTGGAAATGCAGCGCGGCCATGCGCGGCCCGTCATCAGCCGCGCCGCGCTCGCGCCGCTGGTCGAACAACTGGCGCGCCGCAAATCGCAGACGCCGGTCGAGGAACTGGAACAGCAGAACCGCGAGATGCTGCTCATGCTGGAGGAGCTGCGGCTGCGCCAGGCCGAGCTGGAAAAGGCCGACGAGCGCAAGGACGAATTCCTGGCCATGCTGGCGCACGAGTTGCGCAATCCGCTGTCGGCGATCGGCACCGCGCTGGAGCTGCTCAAGCGCAAGCGCAACGCCAGCGAGGCCGATTTCCAGCGCCTCGGCGACCTGGTGGCGCGCCAGACGGCGCAACTGACGCGCCTGGTCAACGACCTGCTGGACGTGTCGCGCGTGACGCGCGGCAAGATCGAGCTGGCGCGGGCGCCGGTGCTGCTGACGGACCTCATCGATCACGCGCTGGAGACCACGCACGGCGCGATCACCGCCAGGCATCACGTCCTGGAGTACACGCCGCCCGCCGAACCGATCTGGATCAGCGCCGATCCCATCCGCTTTCGCCAGATCCTCAGCAACCTCCTGCACAACGCCGCGCGCTACACGCCCGAGCACGGGCGCATCGCCGTCCGGGTGGCGCGCGAGGGCGCGCGGGTCGCCCTCTCGGTGGAGGACAACGGGATCGGCATCGACGCCGCCATGCTGCCGCACGTGTTCGACCTGTTCGCCCAGGCCGACACCAGCCTGGGGCGCCAGGACACCGGCCTGGGCATCGGGCTGACGCTGGTGAAACGGCTGCTGCAGTTGCACGGCGGCAGCGTCGAGGTGCAGAGCGCGGGCCTGGGCAAGGGCAGCCGCTTCACCGTGTACATGCCGGTGCTCGCGCGCGACGCGGCGACGCCGCCCGCGCGGCCGGAGCCGGCGCAGGCCGCGCCGCAGCCGCCGCAGCACGCGGCAGCCGGTTCGCGCATCCTGCTCATCGACGACAACGTCGACGCGGTGCACACCTTGCGCCAACTGCTGGAGGACGCCGGCCACGTGGTGGCCGAAGCGCACACCGGCGAACGCGGCGTGGCGGTCGCGGAACTGTTCTCGCCCAACGTGGTGGTCATCGATATCGGCCTGCCCGGCATCGACGGCTTCCAGGTGGCGCAGGAAATCCGCGCGCAGCCGGCGACGTCGGCCAGCCTGCTGGTGGCGCTGTCCGGCTATACCTCCGACGCCATGCGCCAGCGCGGCCGCGCAGCCGGTTTCGACCGCTATCTGACCAAGCCGGCGGACATCGACGCGCTGGAAGACATGATCCGGGAGTACTGAGCGCGCGCCCCGCGCATCCGCCCGTCCGCCCATCCACGGCCGGCAACGGTAGAATGCTCGCCTGACGACGGCGGCCCGCGTCCGCCGGCCGCTCCTCCCCTACTCGCACGCTATCCGCAACATGATCGGAAGACTCACCGGCACCCTGGTCGAAAAAACACCCCCGACGATCTGCGTCGACGTCAACGGCGTCGGCTACGAGGTCGACGTGCCCATGAGCACGCTGTACGCGCTGCCCGAGCTGGGCGCGCGCGTCAGCCTGCATACCCACCTGGCCGTGCGCGAGGACGCGCACCTGCTGTACGGTTTCGCCAGCACGGCCGAACGCGCCGCCTTCCGCCAGTTGATCAAGGTCAGCGGCATCGGCGCCCGCACCGCGCTGGCGGTGCTGTCGGGCCTGTCGGTGGCGGATCTCGCGCAGGCCGTCACGCTGCAGGAATCGGGCCGGCTGACGCGCGTGCCGGGCATCGGCAAGAAGACCGCCGAGCGCCTGCTGCTGGAATTGCGCGGCAAGCTGGGCGCCGACATCGGCGTGAGCCCGCAACAGGCGCCGGACAGCCAGTCGGACGTGCTCAACGCCTTGCTGGCGCTGGGTTATTCGGAGAAGGAATCGCTGTCCGCGCTCAAGGGCCTGCCGGCGGGCGTGGACGTGTCGGAAGGGATACGGCTGGCGTTGAAGGCGCTGGTTCGTTAATGCTGGTTCGTTAATCGGCGCTGGCAGGGATACGCTTCGCTGCCGGACTACCCTGCCCGGACGGGAAAACCGCCCTAGAAATACACGCCCGCGTGGCGGCCGAGATAGCCCGGCGCCACGGCGTCCAGCGAGGCCGGCACCACCCCCAGTTCGGGCGCCATGGGGCCCGACGCCACATTGTCCACGCGCAGGCTGTCGAGGTTGTCGGGCGTCATCAGCGGCGTTCCGGGCAGCATGGCCAGCAGGCCCGCCTGCAGGCGCCCCAGGCCGTCCGGCACCCGGCACACGAGGCGCGGATGGCCGCTCCAGCGCGCGCACAGGCCCGCGACTTCGCCCAGCGTGTAGACCTGCGGACCGGCCAGCTCGTAGGTCTTGCCCGCGGCGTGCGGGTTGGCGATCATGGCCGCGATGGCGGCGGCCACGTCCGCCACGTGCACCGGCTGCACGCGCGCTTCGGCGCCGGCCAGCGGCAGCACCGGAAAGCGGCGCGCCAGGCGCGCGAACAGGTTCGTGAAGTTATCGTCGGCGCCGAAGATGATGGACGGCCGCACCAGCGTCCAGGCGGGTTCGGCGGCATCGGCCCAGGCCTGGCGCACCGCGGCCTCGCCGTCGCCCTTGGAACGCAGGTACATGCTGGGCCCGGCGCTGTCGGCGCCCAGCGCGCTCATCTGCACGAAACGCCGCACGCCATGGCGGCGGCAACTGGCGGCGACGCGCTGCGGCAAGGTGACGTGGGCGCGGGCGAAGGCGGCGCCGTAAGGCTTGCCGCGATCGCCGTGCAGGATGCCGACCAGGTTGACCACGGCGTCGCAGCCCTCCACCAGGCGGTCCAGGGTGGCGTCGTCGTGGATGTCGGCCTGGAACAGCGTGACCGTCGGCAGCACCAGCAGGTCGCGGCCGTGCGCGTAGCCGCGCGTCGGAACCCGCACCGAGTGCCCGGCCTTGGCCAGCGCCGCCGCCAGGTGACGGCCCACGAAACCTGTACCGCCCAGAATGAGGATACGCATCTTTGCTCCGCCAGAGTACGCCAATCCGCACAGCATACGACAGCAAGGCCGGCGTACGGCGCGTTCAGCCCGCCAGGTAGCCGCCGTAGGCCTTCAGGTCGACGTTGCCGCCGCTGATGATGACGCCGACGCGGGCGCCGGCGGCGACGGGATGCACCTTTTGCAGCACCGCGGCGGCGCCCAGGCAGCCCGTCGGCTCGACGACCATCTTCATGCGCTCGGCGAAGAACTTCATGGTCGACACCAACTGGGCATCGCTGACCGTCAGGATGTCCTTAACCTTGTCCTGGATAATGGGAAACGTCAAGTCGCCCAGAAAGGGGGTCAAGGCGCCGTCGGCGATGGACTTGGGCGGCTGGATCGCGACGATCTTGCCCGCCCGCAGGGATTGCTGGCCGTCGTTGCCCGCCTCGGGCTCGACGCCGTACACCTGGCAGGACGGGCTCAGGGCCGCCGCCGACAGCGCGGAGCCGGACAGCAGGCCGCCGCCGCCGAGGCAGACGAACAGGTAGTCCAGTTGCCCCACGTCCTCGAACAATTCCTTGGCGGCGGTGCCCTGACCGGCGATGACGTCGGCATGGTCGTAGGGCGGGATCAGGGTCGCGCCGGTCTCGGCCTGCATGCGCCGGGCCACGGCCTCGCGGTCTTCCTTGTAGCGGTCGTAGGTGACGACCGTGCCGCCGTAGCCCTCGGTGGCGGCGCGCTTGGCCGCCGGCGCGTCCAGCGGCATGATGATGGTGGCCTTCACGCCTTGCAGCCTGGACGCCAGGGCGATCGCCTGGGCGTGGTTGCCGGAGGAGAAGGTCAGCACGCCCCTGGCGCGCTGCTCGGGCGTCAGCCTGGCGATGGCGTTGTAGCCGCCGCGGAACTTGAAGGCGCCCATGCGCTGGTAGTTCTCGCATTTGAAGAACAGCTTGGCTCCGGCGATGGCGTCCGCGGTGGAGGACGTCAGCACCGGCGTGCGGTGGGCGACTCCCTGGAGCCGCTCGCTGGCGGCAACGACGTCATCATAGGTGGGCAAAGCGGTCGACATGGCGATTCCTGGATAAGAACAATGGCGGCATGCGCGCCGGCGGCGACGGCGGCGGCCGGGCAACGCGCGGAAGGGCCCCGTGGAATCCGCGGCGGCAAGGCCGCCGGGCGGCGCGGGGACACGGCATGATAGTCCACCCGGGGCGTCTCCGGTAACGCCCCCTGGTGGTACGATTGGACGGCTTTCCACCTGCTCGAACCATGGCCATCCAGTCCGATTCCCTCAGCTCCCGTCCCGACGCCGCCCGCCTGGTCGCGCCGCAGCCCGTCTCGCCCAACGAGGAGTCGGTCGAACGCGCCCTGCGTCCCAAGATCCTGCGGGAATATGTCGGCCAGGCGCGGGCGCGCGAGCAACTGGAAATCTTCATCGCCGCCGCCCGCCAGCGCGGCGAGGCGCTGGACCACGTGCTCCTGTTCGGCCCGCCCGGCCTGGGCAAGACCACGCTGGCCCACATCATCGCGCACGAAATGGGCGTGCAGTTGCGCCAGACCTCGGGCCCGGTGCTGGAACGCCCGGGCGACCTGGCGGCGCTGCTGACCAACCTGGAAAAGAACGACGTCCTGTTCATCGACGAAATCCATCGCCTGTCGCCGGTGGTCGAGGAAATCCTCTACCCCGCGCTGGAGGATTTCCAGATCGACATCCTGATCGGCGAAGGGCCGGCCGCGCGCAGCGTCAAGCTGGACCTGCAGCCCTTCACCCTGGTCGGCGCCACCACGCGCGCCGGCATGCTGACCAATCCGCTGCGCGACCGCTTCGGCATCGTGTCGCGCCTGGAGTTCTACAACGCCGAGGACCTGGCCCACATCGTCACGCGCAGCGCATCCTTGCTGCAGGCCACCATCACGGCCGACGGCGCCAGCGAAGTGGCGCGCCGCGCGCGCGGCACCCCCCGTATCGCCAACCGCCTGCTGCGCCGCGTGCGCGACTATGCGGAGGTGAAGGCCAAGGGCGTCATCGACGGCACGGTGGCGGGCAGCGCCCTGTCGATGCTGGAGGTCGACCCGCAGGGCCTGGACCTGATGGACCGCAAATTGCTCGAGGCCATCGTGCACAAGTTCGACGGCGGCCCCGTGGGCGTCGACAGCCTGGCCGCCGCGATCGGCGAGGAACGCGACACCATCGAGGACGTGATCGAGCCCTACCTGATCCAGCACGGCTACCTGCAACGCACCCCGCGCGGCCGCATGGCCACGCAGACCACCTGGCGGCACCTGGGCCTGACGCCGCCCGCCGGCGCCACCGCCGCGACCGGCGATCTTTTCTAGAAGATACGGCTGCCAGATACGGCTGCCGTCAGACACGGCTGCCGGCGGTCAGCCGATGTGCGCCGCCACCCGTTCCAGGATGTCCTCGCCGTAGGCTTCGAGCTTGCGCGCGCCCACGCCGCTGATGTGGCCCAGGGCCTCCAGCGAGTCGGGCTCCGACAAGGCGATTTCGCGCAGGGTGGCGTCATGGAAGATGACGTAGGCCGGCACGCCATGCTCGCGCGCCACCTCGCCGCGCCAGGTGCGCAGGTCCTCGAACAGGGCCTGGGCGGCGGCCGGCAGCTCCACGGCCTGCGGCTTGGCGCGCGTGCCGCGCGCGGCACGCGCCGCCTTGGCCGACTCGCGCCGCAGCATCAACTGGTATTCGCCCTTGAGCACCGCGCGGCTGCCTTCGGTCAGGGCCAGCGTGCCGTAGCCGTCGTGGTCGACCTGCAGCAGCCCCTTGGCCAGCAATTGCCGCAGCACGCCGCGCCAGGCCGATTCCGACAAGTCCGCGCCGACGCCGAACACCGACAGCGTATCGTGCCCGTATTGCGCCACGCGCTCGGTCGACTTGCCGCGCAGGATATCGATGATGTGGCCGGCGCCGTAGCGCTGGCCGCGCTCCTTGGCCAGGCGATAGACCGCGGACAGCACCTTCTGCGCCGCCACCGTGCCGTCCCAGGCCTCGGGCGGCTCCAGGCAGACATCGCAGTTGCCGCAGGCGGTGATGGTCTGGCCGAAATAATTCAGCAGCCGCACGCGCCGGCACTCGACGGTCTCGCACAGGCCCAGCATGGCGTCCAGGTGCTGGCCCAGGCGGCGCTTGAAGGTCTCATCCCCCTGCGACTCGTCGATCATGCGGCGCTGCTGCACCACGTCCTGCAAGCCATAGGCCAGCCACGCCGAGGCGGGCAGGCCGTCGCGGCCGGCGCGGCCGGTTTCCTGGTAGTAGCCCTCCACCGACTTGGGC from Bordetella genomosp. 10 includes:
- a CDS encoding FAD-dependent monooxygenase; protein product: MSKPDFSVAILGAGPVGCALALMLARHAADPSSILLVRAAAPSSQAASPAAQGVSPVPPIASPSSSPSSQATPPAPGATTGPTPGSVVAPIAAPASAPLAAPAIPALPASAAPAAPEADARVLALNHGSHVLLESLGAWPREAADIRTIHVSQRGRLGRTVIRDSDFDVPRLGAVTAYATLHAALMRQVERAGIAVRALPGARLSAQDADGATLADAGGATLRCGVAVQSDGAGANDIRREYGQHAVLATVRASLPRDGWAFERFTREGPLALLPHPAAPGTYAVVWCCAPERAQALAALDQAAFSAALTEAFGDRLGALACVAPRHVFPLFLSARRALVNGRAVAVGNAAQTLHPVAGQGLNLGLRDAARLAQSLAPWLERPAAPPTEALAGFARARRDDRWLTAGLTDLMPRAFATGLAPLEHAGGLALLSLDLLQPLRTPLARHLLQGLRA
- the dusB gene encoding tRNA dihydrouridine synthase DusB is translated as MRIGSWTLPNNVLVAPMAGVTDRPFRQLCKRLGAGYAVSEMAASNPRLWDSVKTSRRLNHEGEIAPVAVQIAGADPAMMAEAAVFNAAKGARIIDINMGCPVKKVCNLASGSALLRHEDLIARILDAVVQACRPLDVPVTLKTRTGWDREHRNALRIARLARDSGIAALTLHGRTRADMYTGQAEYDTIREVKAAIDIPVVANGDIDSPEKARHVLDYTGADAVMVGRAAQGKPWIFREIDYYLRTGDKLPPPTYGEMRDLLLEHLDDHYRFYGEHTGVRTARKHIGWYVDGLPGADAFRAHMNQIDGTGAQASAVADWFDRFACDARPAETLGEQTLLAA
- a CDS encoding helix-turn-helix domain-containing protein: MSKKDVLEECVRASLERYFEDLGDSEPHDMWEMVMRCVERPVLEVALERAGGNQSRASEMLGITRNTLRKKLLAHNIQV
- the purH gene encoding bifunctional phosphoribosylaminoimidazolecarboxamide formyltransferase/IMP cyclohydrolase; protein product: MKIETALLSVSDKTGIVEFARALATRGVRLLSTGGTAKLLAEAGLAVTEVAAHTGSPEILDGRVKTLHPKIHGGLLARRDSAEHLDTIAAHGIDRIDMLVVNLYPFRETVAKPDCTFADAVENIDIGGPAMLRAAAKNHGTEAGGVTVVIDPADYPRVLAELDATGATSYPLRLNLATKVYAHTAAYDGAIAAYLSSLADAAPAQDATPARKEWPDTLTIQVKQEQALRYGENPHQSAAFYVDPQRQAGLLGNYRQLQGKELSYNNIADADAAWECVRSFDSAACVIVKHANPCGVAVAGHALDAYRQAFKTDPTSAFGGIIAFNRPVDLATAEAVSEQFLEVLLAPAYDGAALALLAKKKNVRVLEVPTGVGQNAFDVKRVGGGWLVQSPDTGSLTEADLKVVTRKQPTEQQLKDLLFAWKVAKYVKSNAIVFCADGMTLGVGAGQMSRIDSARIASIKAENAGLSLRGSAVASDAFFPFRDGLDVVVAAGAGCVIQPGGSVRDDEVIAAADEHGIAMVLTGMRHFRH
- the ruvC gene encoding crossover junction endodeoxyribonuclease RuvC, producing MRILGVDPGLRRTGFGVIDTDGARLRYVASGTIVVPPAAALAQRLKVILDNLREVVRDTRPDVAALEIVFLNTNPTSTLLLGQARGAALCALADCGLDVHEYTALQIKKSVVGTGRAAKEQVQAMVRHLLSLDGLPAPDSADALACAISHAHVGPLADRLLLMSKKSKGSRARLRGGRLTI
- a CDS encoding RNA-guided endonuclease InsQ/TnpB family protein, with translation MQRLQAFKYELRPNGQQASQMRRFAGACRFVFNRALALQKANYEAGGKFIGYVAMARHLTAWRNGTETPWLKDAPVHPLQHALKDLERGYKNFFARRAAFPCFKKKGLRESFRYPDAKQFKLDETNHRIFLPKLGWMRLRLSRAVLGKPCNATVSRSGGKWFVSIQTEREMVQAVPRATSAIGIDMGVTHLATFSDGTFLEPLASFKQHEIRLRRYQRAMSRKQKFSKNWHKAKRKVRSIHTRIANCRKDYLHKATTTISQNHAMVCIEDLQVKNMSRSAAGTAEAPGRNVKAKSGLNKAILAQGWFEFRRQLEYKLAWNGGILIAVPPQNTSRTCPCCGHVSADNRKTQSQFKCVQCGHEANADEVGAINVLRAGHARLACGEDVSHAKPAKAMRAASVKQEPTEAACSGAMPAMSAVGILRL